The following proteins are encoded in a genomic region of Haloarcula marina:
- a CDS encoding 30S ribosomal protein S27ae: MPRSDYYEDGELVKENCPRCGDTVLADHDDRKHCGKCGYTEWK, translated from the coding sequence ATGCCCCGCTCGGACTACTACGAGGACGGCGAACTGGTCAAGGAGAACTGCCCGCGATGCGGTGACACGGTGCTGGCCGACCACGACGACCGCAAGCACTGCGGCAAGTGCGGCTACACCGAGTGGAAGTAA
- a CDS encoding 30S ribosomal protein S24e produces MDIDIIEEESNPMLHRTDVRFEVVHDEATPSRLSVRDSLAATLNKDAEEVVIHKLDTKFGMRKTVGYAKVYDSPEYARDVEQDHMLERNKIVADGEEGEEA; encoded by the coding sequence ATGGATATCGACATCATCGAGGAAGAATCGAATCCCATGTTGCACCGAACGGACGTCCGCTTCGAGGTCGTCCACGACGAAGCCACGCCCTCTCGCCTCTCCGTGCGCGACTCACTGGCCGCGACCCTCAACAAGGACGCCGAGGAAGTCGTCATCCACAAACTCGACACGAAGTTCGGGATGCGGAAGACGGTGGGCTACGCGAAAGTCTACGACAGCCCCGAGTACGCCCGCGACGTGGAGCAAGACCACATGCTCGAGCGCAACAAAATCGTCGCCGACGGCGAGGAGGGTGAGGAGGCATAA